One Cucumis sativus cultivar 9930 chromosome 1, Cucumber_9930_V3, whole genome shotgun sequence DNA segment encodes these proteins:
- the LOC101218037 gene encoding PRA1 family protein F2 yields the protein MGTYGTIPTEPVPLSNLHYTSRARERIASALGKRRPWMEMIQPQDLSFPTSFLQLINRIKNNAEYFWTNYILIVLFILFLSLLWQPISLVVFIISFLAWLYLYFLHDEPWVVRGSIVDDQLVMVVLMLITIALLLITDATMNIIISMFVGVLVVFVHGALKGSEDAFSLDEEGLSEYGGGRGVVKMPLKHAASSSFSLS from the coding sequence ATGGGGACCTATGGAACAATTCCAACCGAGCCAGTTCCTTTATCAAACCTACATTACACATCTCGGGCAAGAGAACGCATCGCATCAGCCCTCGGCAAACGAAGGCCATGGATGGAGATGATCCAGCCTCAAGATCTAAGTTTTCCCACCTCCTTTTTGCAGCTAATCAATAGAATTAAGAACAATGCTGAGTACTTTTGGACAAATTACATTCTCATCGTATTATTCATCCTCTTTCTAAGTTTGCTTTGGCAACCCATCTCATTGGTTGTCttcatcatttcatttcttgcTTGGCTTTACTTATATTTCTTACATGACGAACCATGGGTGGTTCGTGGTAGCATAGTCGACGACCAATTGGTGATGGTAGTTTTGATGCTAATCACCATAGCGTTGCTTTTGATCACAGATGCAACTATGAACattataatttcaatgttTGTTGGCGTGTTGGTCGTGTTTGTTCATGGAGCTTTAAAAGGTAGTGAGGATGCCTTCTCTTTGGATGAAGAAGGTTTATCAGAATATGGAGGTGGAAGAGGGGTTGTCAAAATGCCTCTCAAGCACGCTGCctcctcttctttctctctttcatag
- the LOC101208857 gene encoding tetraspanin-2, translating into MAVSNNITAILNFIIFLSSIPVIAAGIWLASKPDNECIQLLRWPVVVLGGLLLLGSLIGFIGAYCNRPGLLAVYLFFMAVLIILLLIVLIIAFTATRHDGGSHPVAGTRFQEYRLDGYSSWLRHHVTSSGSWPSVRKCLAVSNVCRQLNREFSSTEQFFATDISPLQSGCCKPPAACGYKYENPTTWENPENPTADPDCLLWSNERSGLCYDCDGCKAGLLENLRQEWRKANGVLVVAVVVLIFVYLVACAAYKNAQIQNISVRYKHGWI; encoded by the exons ATGGCAGTAAGCAACAACATAACAGCAATTCTAAACTTCATAATCTTCCTAAGTTCCATCCCTGTCATTGCAGCCGGAATCTGGTTAGCTTCAAAGCCTGACAACGAGTGCATCCAGCTTCTCCGCTGGCCCGTCGTGGTCCTTGGCGGTCTCCTCCTCCTCGGCTCTCTCATTGGCTTCATCGGCGCTTATTGTAACCGCCCTGGTCTCTTGGCTGTCTACCTCTTCTTCATGGCTGTTCTCATTATTCTCCTTCTTATTGTTCTTATCATCGCTTTCACCGCCACACGCCACGACGGCGGTAGCCACCCTGTCGCTGGAACACGGTTCCAAGAGTATCGGCTCGACGGGTACTCATCTTGGCTCCGTCACCATGTCACCAGCTCTGGAAGCTGGCCTAGTGTGAGGAAGTGCTTGGCTGTTTCGAACGTTTGTCGTCAGTTGAATCGGGAGTTTTCCTCGACGGAGCAGTTTTTTGCGACGGACATTTCTCCACTTCAG TCAGGGTGCTGCAAACCGCCGGCAGCGTGCGGGTACAAGTACGAGAACCCAACGACATGGGAGAATCCGGAGAACCCGACGGCGGACCCGGATTGCTTGTTATGGAGCAACGAGAGGAGTGGACTGTGCTACGATTGCGACGGATGTAAGGCGGGGCTGCTGGAGAATTTAAGGCAGGAGTGGCGGAAGGCGAACGGTGTTCTGGTGGTGGCGGTGGTGGTTCTGATATTCGTATATCTCGTTGCATGCGCCGCTTACAAGAATGCGCAAATCCAGAATATATCTGTTCGGTATAAACATGGGTGGATTTGA
- the LOC101209751 gene encoding glutamate-rich WD repeat-containing protein 1, which translates to MVRSIKNRKKAKRKSKGSSNGVAASSSSIPSVPAKVWRPGVDKLEEGEELQCDPTAYNSLHAFNISWPSLSFDIVRDTLGLVRTEFPHTIYFVAGTQAEKASWNSIGIYKISNISGKRRELLPSKPVTDDTDMDSDSSDSDEDDEGEENGGYKLPVWQLRKVAHEGCVNRIRAMQQNPHICASWADGGHVQIWDFSSHLNTLAGSEPTVSPGDSSVFNQAPLTLFKHKDEGYALDWSPLVPGRLLSGDCKSFIHLWEPSSATSWNVDTAPFVGHSASVEDLQWSPTEPHVFSSCSADGNVAIWDVRSGKSPAASFKAHNADVNVISWNRLASCMLASGSDDGTFSIHDLRLLKEGDSVVAHFEYHKQPITSIEWSPHEASTLAVSSADNQLTIWDLSLEKDEEEEAEFKAKTQEQVNAPEDLPPQLLFVHQGQNDLKELHWHAQIPGMIVSTAADGFNILMPSNIQTTLPSDAAA; encoded by the exons ATGGTTCGGAGCATCAAAAATCGTAAGAAAGCCAAGAGAAAAAGCAAG GGTTCGAGTAATGGTGTTGCAGCTTCTTCTTCGTCGATTCCCTCAGTGCCAGCAAAGGTCTGGCGACCGGGTGTGGACAAattggaagaaggagaagagcTTCAATGTGATCCTACTGCGTACAACTCTCTCCATGCCTTCAATATTTCTTGGCCCTCTTTGAG CTTTGATATTGTTCGTGACACATTAGGCTTGGTGAGGACAGAGTTTCCACACACTATTTATTTTGTCGCGGGGACTCAG GCGGAGAAAGCTTCCTGGAACTCCATTGGAATCTATAAGATATCTAATATTTCTGGAAAGAGACGTGAACTATTGCCCAGTAAACCAGTGACAGATGACACTGACATGGACTCTGATAGCAGCGACAGTGATGAGGATGATGAAGGTGAGGAAAATGGTGGATATAAGTTACCAGTATGGCAG CTGCGCAAGGTAGCTCATGAAGGATGTGTAAATCGTATACGTGCCATGCAACAAAATCCTCATATATGTGCATCTTGGGCTGATGGTGGCCATGTTCAG ATTTGGGACTTCAGCTCTCATCTCAATACTTTAGCAGGATCAGAACCTACAGTTAGCCCGGGAGACTCTTCAGTTTTTAATCAGGCTCCATTAACTTTGTTCAAGCATAAGGATGAAGGTTATGCTTTAGACTGGAGTCCACTTGTTCCTGGAAGGCTTCTGTCTG GGGACTGTAAAAGTTTTATTCATCTGTGGGAGCCTTCATCTGCCACTTCGTGGAATGTTGATACTGCTCCATTTGTTGGACATTCTGCAAGCGTCGAAGATCTGCAG TGGAGTCCTACAGAACCTCATGTATTTTCCTCCTGTTCTGCGGATGGGAATGTCGCGATATGGGATGTTCGTTCAGGGAAGTCTCCTGCAGCCTCTTTTAAGGCACACAATGCTGATGTGAATGTTATTTCATGGAACAG ACTTGCAAGCTGCATGTTGGCATCTGGAAGTGATGATGGAACATTTTCTATTCACGATCTTCGATTACTCAAG GAAGGAGATTCTGTAGTAGCGCATTTTGAATACCACAAACAACCCATCACGTCGATAGAGTGGAGTCCACATGAAGCCTCAACACTGGCAGTGTCATCAGCCGACAACCAGTTGAC AATATGGGACCTCTCTTTGGAaaaggatgaagaagaagaagcagagtTCAAAGCCAAAACCCAAGAACAAGTAAATGCACCAGAAGATTTACCTCCCCAACTTCTATTTGTTCATCAG GGACAAAATGACTTGAAAGAATTACATTGGCATGCTCAAATTCCAGGGATGATTGTTTCGACTGCTGCAGATGGTTTTAACATTCTTATGCCTTCAAACATTCAAACTACCCTTCCTTCTGATGCTGCTGCTTGA
- the LOC101209345 gene encoding uncharacterized protein At4g29660, with protein sequence MASYLWRKYADYLFTKWEKTLLWDMVDPYRRPKSFTPLVSIYIAAFYTGVVGAAITEQLYKEKYWEDHPGEAVPLMKPKFYTGPWRVMRGEVPAHTK encoded by the exons ATGGCGAGTTATTTATGGAGGAAGTACGCCGACTATCTCTTCACCAAATGGGAAAAAACGCTTCTCTGGGATATGGTCGATCCCTATAGACGACCTAAATCCTTTACGCCTTTGGTTTCCATTTATATTGCTGCTTTTTACACTGGTGTCGTCGGCGCTGCCATTACCGAGCAACTCTATAAg GAAAAGTATTGGGAAGATCACCCAGGGGAAGCTGTTCCTTTaatgaaaccaaaattttatactGGACCTTGGAGGGTAATGAGAGGAGAAGTCCCTGCACACACGAAGTGA
- the LOC101209098 gene encoding cytidine deaminase 1 — MDGTRFVIEAPEAESLAKQSALTIPLLLPTLVKSAQSLARPPISKYHVGAVGLGSSGRVFFGVNLEFPGLPLHQSVHAEQFLVTNLALNAESHLNYLAVSAAPCGHCRQFLQEVRSSADIKILVSDSGSDSGSDSKPDVYVPLPQFLPHRFGPYDLLAKDVPLLLEPRFNGLSLPNETAENNKLCNGNHGENLEKLKRAALDAANMSHAPYSKCPSGVALMDDNGRIYNGPYMESAAYNPSMGPVQAAIVAYIAGGGAGYERIVAAVLVEKDGVEVKQERAARLLLETISPECEFTVVHCIAAV; from the coding sequence ATGGATGGAACTAGATTCGTAATCGAAGCACCAGAAGCTGAATCCTTGGCCAAACAATCAGCCCTCACAATTCCTCTCCTTCTTCCAACTCTCGTCAAATCGGCGCAAAGCTTAGCCCGGCCGCCGATCTCCAAGTACCACGTCGGCGCCGTCGGTCTCGGATCATCCGGTAGAGTGTTCTTCGGGGTCAATCTCGAGTTCCCCGGTCTTCCTCTTCATCAATCTGTTCACGCCGAACAATTCCTCGTCACAAATCTCGCCCTAAACGCCGAATCTCACCTCAATTACCTCGCCGTCTCCGCTGCCCCTTGCGGCCATTGCCGTCAATTCCTCCAAGAAGTTCGCTCTTCCGCAGATATCAAAATCCTCGTCTCCGATTCTGGTTCCGATTCTGGTTCCGATTCCAAACCCGACGTTTACGTTCCTCTCCCCCAATTTCTCCCCCACCGATTCGGCCCCTATGATCTTCTCGCTAAGGACGTTCCATTACTCCTCGAGCCACGATTTAACGGCTTGTCTCTACCGAACGAAACCGCCGAAAATAATAAGCTCTGTAATGGCAATCACGGCGAGAATTTGGAGAAACTCAAACGCGCCGCCTTAGATGCCGCGAATATGTCCCACGCGCCGTACAGTAAATGTCCGTCGGGAGTTGCGCTGATGGACGACAATGGACGAATCTACAATGGACCCTACATGGAATCAGCTGCTTATAATCCGAGTATGGGGCCAGTACAGGCGGCGATAGTGGCGTACATCGCCGGGGGCGGTGCTGGGTATGAGAGAATCGTCGCGGCCGTGTTGGTGGAGAAGGACGGCGTGGAAGTCAAGCAAGAACGGGCGGCGAGGCTTTTACTGGAGACGATCTCGCCGGAGTGTGAATTTACGGTTGTTCATTGTATCGCGGCCGTGTGA